A single region of the Mesotoga sp. BH458_6_3_2_1 genome encodes:
- a CDS encoding TRAP transporter large permease subunit produces the protein MYLETTIVAIVMVATFAIASWKLKSPEISMVITAIVGALVGGFGFPSRLLVEGMFTYFDVGLVFLTASVFINIYSETGAMNALVRWIVKKFYDRKWFMLVLLGILLIIPGALTGAGSVSIFVVGGLVASVMNYMGFSKKRVAAFIYLFAMLAAVAPPINLWAMLMAAQANMPYVGFNVVLLVPIVIIALFTILYTGFSKTPSRKSKEEILKELPEPLTGMNWGKILLPFAALIVIILLMQYAAFNIPVIGLPLTFLICAFVAVMMDRDRLKIRRWYGVMLKTVDQVFPLLATVISVGVLVNIMTATGVKGLLAITFITLPMAFIYITALVFAPFAQGALSYGSAIILGTPIIFLFNSMGLNVTVTAAALSFLFPLGDCLPPSRIVGRLTVETVGYEGSYMSFLKAIAIPWLFMGAVGLLMLIFPNQLDFLVVY, from the coding sequence ATGTATCTTGAAACGACAATAGTGGCAATTGTTATGGTTGCAACCTTTGCAATAGCTAGCTGGAAGCTCAAGTCGCCTGAAATCTCGATGGTAATTACAGCCATTGTAGGTGCACTTGTGGGCGGGTTTGGTTTCCCCTCCAGACTACTTGTAGAGGGCATGTTTACTTATTTTGACGTTGGCCTCGTATTCTTGACGGCCTCGGTCTTCATTAACATCTATTCCGAGACCGGAGCAATGAACGCTCTCGTTCGCTGGATAGTGAAGAAATTCTACGACAGAAAATGGTTCATGCTTGTTCTTCTTGGAATACTGTTGATTATTCCGGGTGCACTGACTGGAGCGGGCAGTGTGTCCATATTTGTGGTTGGCGGTTTGGTGGCCTCCGTAATGAACTATATGGGGTTCTCTAAGAAGAGAGTCGCAGCTTTCATTTATCTGTTCGCTATGCTTGCCGCAGTTGCTCCGCCAATAAATCTCTGGGCGATGCTGATGGCCGCTCAGGCGAACATGCCGTATGTTGGTTTTAATGTAGTACTGCTTGTACCTATAGTAATAATTGCTTTGTTTACTATTCTCTACACTGGGTTCAGCAAGACACCTTCGAGGAAATCAAAGGAAGAGATACTTAAGGAGCTTCCAGAGCCGCTGACAGGGATGAATTGGGGTAAGATTCTTCTCCCGTTTGCCGCTCTAATTGTGATAATCCTCCTGATGCAATACGCTGCATTCAATATACCTGTCATTGGATTGCCACTTACTTTCCTAATCTGTGCTTTCGTGGCAGTCATGATGGATCGCGATCGCTTGAAGATCCGGAGATGGTATGGAGTCATGTTGAAGACCGTCGATCAGGTTTTCCCGCTTCTTGCTACCGTAATTAGCGTTGGAGTGCTTGTGAATATAATGACGGCAACGGGAGTGAAAGGTCTTCTGGCAATAACCTTTATTACTCTTCCGATGGCATTCATCTATATCACGGCTTTGGTTTTCGCCCCGTTTGCTCAAGGAGCGCTTAGTTATGGAAGCGCGATTATTCTTGGTACGCCGATAATATTTCTTTTCAACTCGATGGGACTGAATGTCACTGTGACTGCTGCTGCGCTCAGTTTTCTATTCCCCCTTGGTGACTGCTTGCCACCTTCTCGAATCGTTGGAAGGCTTACGGTTGAAACGGTGGGTTACGAAGGGAGCTATATGTCTTTTCTGAAAGCAATAGCAATTCCATGGCTGTTCATGGGTGCAGTTGGCTTGTTGATGCTAATCTTCCCAAACCAGCTAGATTTCCTTGTGGTTTATTGA